In Triticum urartu cultivar G1812 chromosome 6, Tu2.1, whole genome shotgun sequence, the following proteins share a genomic window:
- the LOC125515932 gene encoding receptor-like protein 2, with amino-acid sequence MVPAVHAFCQQQQNKGKKQQPMHFSIIPPVVLQLFVLLILASPATACTEQEKRNLLGFLAGLSQDGGLATLWRDNGTDCCEWEGITCNEDGAVTEVSLASRGLEGRIAPSLADLTSLQRVNLSYNSFSGVLPPELMSSGSIIVLDVSFSQLNGPLPELPSLVTADRPLQVLNISSNQFSSEFPSAIWKMTKNLIVLNASNNSFTGHIPSSLCLGSPSLALLDLCHNRLSGDIPTALGDCSKLRVLKVGHNNLSGILPVEIFHAASLEYLSFPNNDLQGELDGAHMVKLAKLLTLDLGWNNFGGNVPESIGQLGRLEELHLDSNNMSGELPSTLGNCTNLKTIDLKIKNFSGDLSKVNFATLQNLKSLDLMSNNLSGMLPESIYSCSNLTALRLSYNNLHGEISLRIGNLKHLSFLSLVRNSFTNITKTLHGLKSCKNISVLLIGKNFMNEAMPQDETIDGFQNLQHLAIHHCSLTGRIPMWLSKLTNLKMLDLYSNRLTGPMPSWINSLNHLFRLNVSNNSLTGEIPITLMQMPMLKSDKPGIYSDPSLLDLDLVIYVADSSTLQYRIDSAWAKVLNLSNNKFTGMIPQEIGQLKALLFLDLSSNNFYGEIPQSICDLTNLQELDLSNNHLTGEIPAALEILHFLSQFNISNNDLEGSIPTAGQLSTFQTSSFDGNPKLCHSLLINHCSSVEGTPVYIISAKECSIKVIFAIAFGLFFGVGVLYDQLVLFRYFG; translated from the coding sequence ATGGTACCAGCAGTGCATGCATTCTGCCAGCAACAGCAAAACAAGGGGAAAAAACAGCAACCAATGCATTTCTCCATCATTCCTCCAGTCGTGCTGCAGCTGTTCGTGCTCCTCATCTTGGCCTCTCCTGCCACCGCATGCACCgagcaggagaagcgcaacctcCTTGGTTTCCTTGCCGGGCTGTCGCAAGATGGCGGCCTCGCCACATTGTGGCGTGACAACGGCACGGACTGCTGCGAGTGGGAAGGCATCACCTGCAATGAAGACGGAGCTGTTACTGAGGTCTCCCTGGCATCTAGAGGACTTGAAGGGCGCATCGCGCCATCCCTTGCCGACCTCACCAGCCTGCAGCGTGTCAACCTCTCATACAACTCCTTCTCTGGTGTCCTTCCTCCGGAGCTCATGTCCTCTGGAAGCATCATTGTCCTCGACGTCAGCTTCAGCCAGCTCAACGGACCGCTGCCCGAGCTGCCATCTTTAGTTACCGCCGACAGGCCTCTGCAGGTACTCAACATCTCAAGCAACCAGTTCAGCTCAGAATTTCCATCAGCCATATGGAAGATGACGAAGAATCTGATCGTGCTCAACGCCAGCAATAACAGCTTCACTGGGCACATACCATCTTCTCTTTGCCTGGGGTCGCCATCTCTGGCTTTGCTTGACCTCTGTCACAACCGATTGAGTGGTGATATTCCCACCGCACTCGGTGATTGCTCCAAGCTCAGAGTTCTCAAGGTTGGCCATAACAACCTAAGTGGGATTCTCCCTGTTGAAATCTTCCACGCTGCCTCGCTAGAGTACCTCTCCTTCCCCAACAATGATCTACAAGGAGAACTTGATGGAGCACACATGGTCAAACTCGCTAAGCTGCTTACTCTTGACCTTGGATGGAACAATTTCGGTGGCAACGTCCCGGAGTCCATAGGTCAGCTCGGGAGGCTGGAGGAGCTCCATTTGGATAGCAATAATATGTCTGGGGAGTTGCCATCAACTCTGGGCAACTGCACAAATCTGAAAACCATTGATCTGAAGATCAAGAACTTCAGTGGAGATCTAAGCAAGGTAAACTTCGCCACCCTACAGAATCTAAAAAGTTTAGATCTCATGAGTAATAATCTCAGTGGCATGCTTCCAGAAAGTATTTACTCATGCAGCAATTTGACTGCACTGCGGTTGTCATACAACAATTTGCATGGTGAGATCTCCCTGAGAATAGGCAATCTGAAGCACTTGTCCTTCTTATCACTTGTTAGAAATTCCTTCACGAACATCACAAAAACTTTGCATGGCCTTAAGAGCTGTAAGAACATCAGCGTCCTACTTATTGGAAAAAACTTCATGAATGAGGCCATGCCACAAGATGAAACCATTGACGGTTTCCAGAATCTTCAACATCTCGCCATACACCATTGTTCGTTGACTGGAAGGATACCTATGTGGTTATCAAAGCTCACAAATCTGAAGATGCTAGACTTATACAGCAATCGACTCACTGGACCAatgccaagctggatcaactccCTAAACCACCTCTTTCGTCTGAATGTATCTAACAACAGTCTTACTGGGGAAATCCCAATCACCTTGATGCAGATGCCAATGTTGAAATCAGATAAGCCCGGCATCTATTCGGACCCAAGCCTCCTTGACCTTGATCTAGTTATTTATGTTGCGGATTCATCAACACTTCAATACCGCATAGACAGTGCTTGGGCCAAAGTGCTGAATCTCAGCAACAATAAATTCACAGGTATGATCCCACAAGAGATTGGTCAGCTGAAAGCACTCCTTTTTCTGGACTTGAGTTCCAACAACTTTTATGGAGAGATCCCGCAATCAATCTGCGACCTCACGAACCTCCAGGAACTAGATCTGTCTAATAACCATCTGACGGGTGAAATTCCTGCAGCATTGGAGATTCTTCACTTCCTTTCGCAGTTCAACATTTCCAACAACGACCTAGAAGGATCTATTCCAACAGCAGGCCAGCTGAGCACATTTCAAACTTCTAGTTTTGATGGGAACCCAAAGCTGTGCCATTCTCTGCTTATTAACCATTGCAGTTCGGTTGAAGGAACTCCTGTGTACATCATCTCTGCAAAAGAATGCAGCATTAAAGTCATCTTTGCAATTGCCTTTGGTCTTTTCTTTGGGGTAGGAGTGCTATACGACCAGTTAGTATTATTCAGATATTTTGGCTAA
- the LOC125515933 gene encoding tyrosine-sulfated glycopeptide receptor 1-like, whose translation MRSFTIPPAVLQLFLLLLLASRSTACTEQEKRNLLRFLSGLSRDGGLAMSWRENGTDCCEWEGIACNEDRAVTEVSLASRGLEGCISPSLADLTSVLHINLSYNSFSGDLLPEIMSSGSIIVLDVSFNRLNGSLHELPPLVTTDRPLQVLNISSNQFNSEFPSATWKVMKNLIALNASNNSFTGNIPSSLCLGSPYLALLDLCYNQLSGEIPNALGNCSKLKVLKAGNNNLSGNLPVETFHATLLEYLSFPNNGLQGELEGAHIVKLGNLATLDLGGNHFSGKIPQSIGLLKRLEELYLGSNNMSGELPSALGNCTNLKIIDLKINNFSGDLGKVNFAALHNLKSLDLLRNNLNGIVPESIYSCSNLTALRLSSNHFHGEISSRIGNLKHLSFLSLSRNCFTNITKALHALKSSRNISTLLLGRNFMNEAMPQDAFIDGFQNLQLLTMDWCSLTGRIPIWLSKLTNLKILLLVSNRLTGPMPSWMNSLNNLFILDVSNNSLTGEIPIALMEMPMLKSDKAGIYLDPNLLGLPIFYVDPSLQYRMGSAWPKGLKLGKNKLTGAIPQEIGHLKTAHYLDLSFNNFYGAIPQSICNLTNLQGLDLSNNHLTGAIPAALGKLHFLSQFNISNNDLEGPIPTTGQLSTFQTSSFDGNPKLCGSLLIRDCSSVEEAPMYISAKEYSMKVIFAIAFGPFFVVGVLYDQLVLFRYFG comes from the coding sequence ATGCGTTCCTTCACCATTCCTCCGGCCGTGCTGCAGCTGTTCCTGCTGCTCCTCTTGGCATCTCGCTCCACTGCATGCACCGAGCAGGAGAAGCGCAATCTCCTTCGTTTCCTTTCTGGGCTGTCGCGAGATGGCGGCCTCGCCATGTCATGGCGTGAAAACGGCACAGACTGCTGCGAGTGGGAAGGCATCGCCTGCAATGAAGACAGAGCTGTCACTGAAGTCTCCCTGGCATCTAGAGGACTTGAAGGGTGCATCTCGCCGTCCCTTGCCGACCTCACCAGCGTGCTACATATCAACCTCTCGTACAACTCCTTCTCTGGTGACCTTTTGCCAGAGATCATGTCCTCCGGAAGCATCATCGTCCTCGATGTCAGCTTCAACCGGCTCAACGGATCGCTGCACGAGCTGCCGCCTTTGGTTACCACCGACCGGCCTCTGCAGGTACTCAACATCTCAAGCAACCAGTTCAACTCAGAATTTCCATCAGCCACATGGAAGGTCATGAAAAATCTGATTGCGCTCAACGCCAGCAATAACAGCTTCACTGGGAACATACCGTCTTCTCTCTGCCTTGGCTCACCATATTTGGCATTGCTTGACCTCTGTTACAACCAATTGAGTGGTGAGATACCAAACGCGCTGGGTAACTGTTCCAAGCTCAAAGTGCTCAAGGCTGGCAACAACAACCTAAGTGGGAATCTCCCTGTTGAAACCTTCCACGCTACCTTGCTGGAGTACCTTTCCTTCCCCAACAATGGTTTACAAGGAGAACTTGAAGGAGCACATATAGTCAAACTCGGTAATCTAGCTACTCTTGACCTTGGAGGGAACCACTTCAGTGGCAAGATTCCGCAGTCGATAGGTCTGCTCAAGAGGCTGGAGGAGCTCTATTTGGGTAGCAATAACATGTCTGGGGAGCTGCCATCAGCTCTTGGCAACTGTACAAATCTCAAAATCATTGATCTGAAGATCAACAACTTCAGTGGAGATCTAGGGAAGGTAAACTTCGCCGCCCTACATAATCTAAAAAGTTTAGATCTCTTGAGGAATAATCTCAATGGTATAGTTCCAGAAAGCATTTACTCATGCAGTAATTTGACTGCACTGCGGCTGTCCAGCAACCATTTCCATGGTGAAATCTCATCAAGAATTGGCAATCTGAAGCACCTGTCCTTCCTATCACTTAGTAGAAACTGCTTTACAAATATAACAAAAGCCTTGCATGCCCTTAAGAGCAGCAGGAATATCAGCACCCTGCTTCTTGGCAGAAACTTCATGAATGAGGCCATGCCACAAGATGCGTTCATTGACGGTTTTCAGAATCTTCAACTTCTTACCATGGACTGGTGTTCGTTGACTGGAAGGATACCTATTTGGTTGTCCAAGCTCACAAATCTGAAGATACTACTATTAGTCAGTAATCGACTCACTGGACCAATGCCAAGCTGGATGAACTCCCTAAATAACCTCTTCATTCTGGACGTATCAAACAACAGCCTTACTGGGGAAATCCCAATCGCGTTGATGGAGATGCCAATGCTAAAATCAGACAAGGCTGGCATCTATTTGGACCCAAACCTCCTTGGTCTACCAATTTTTTATGTTGACCCGTCACTTCAATACCGCATGGGCAGTGCTTGGCCCAAAGGACTGAAACTCGGTAAGAATAAACTCACTGGCGCAATCCCCCAAGAGATTGGTCATTTGAAAACAGCGCATTACCTGGACTTGAGTTTCAACAACTTTTATGGAGCGATCCCACAATCGATCTGTAACCTGACAAATCTGCAGGGGCTAGATTTGTCTAATAACCATCTCACCGGTGCAATCCCTGCCGCACTGGGGAAACTTCACTTCCTTTCACAATTCAACATTTCTAACAACGACCTAGAAGGACCTATTCCAACAACAGGCCAGCTGAGCACGTTTCAGACTTCTAGTTTTGATGGGAACCCAAAGCTGTGTGGCTCTCTGCTTATTAGGGATTGCAGTTCAGTCGAAGAAGCTCCCATGTACATCTCTGCAAAAGAATACAGCATGAAGGTCATATTTGCGATTGCCTTTGGTCCTTTCTTTGTGGTAGGGGTGCTATATGACCAGTTAGTACTATTTAGATATTTTGGTTAA